In Paenibacillus segetis, a single window of DNA contains:
- a CDS encoding response regulator — MDKEIKVLLVDDHEMVRIGLAAVLGTEDGIEVVGEASSGEEGIRLAQEYKPDVVLMDLVMEGMDGIETTRQLLALYPDCKVIVLTSYLDDEKMYPVIEAGAFSYLLKTSRASEIAEAIRAAARGQSVLESQVASKMMNRLRQPKLETPAYEELTEREMDVLRLLAQGMSNQDIADQLIIGIKTVKFHVTNILAKLGVDDRTQAAIYAYKNGLAE, encoded by the coding sequence ATGGACAAGGAGATTAAAGTACTGCTCGTGGATGATCATGAAATGGTGAGAATCGGACTTGCAGCGGTGTTGGGTACTGAAGATGGTATTGAGGTTGTTGGTGAAGCGAGTAGTGGAGAGGAAGGCATCCGTCTTGCGCAAGAGTATAAACCTGATGTCGTACTCATGGATCTTGTCATGGAAGGTATGGATGGTATTGAAACTACAAGACAATTACTGGCATTATACCCTGATTGTAAAGTAATTGTGCTCACAAGCTATTTGGATGATGAGAAGATGTATCCGGTCATCGAAGCCGGAGCATTTAGTTATTTATTAAAGACTTCTCGTGCTTCTGAAATTGCTGAGGCTATTCGCGCCGCAGCACGTGGACAATCGGTACTCGAATCACAAGTAGCATCCAAAATGATGAATCGTTTGCGTCAACCCAAATTAGAGACACCAGCTTACGAGGAACTGACCGAACGCGAGATGGATGTACTGAGATTATTAGCGCAGGGCATGTCCAATCAGGATATCGCTGATCAATTAATAATTGGGATCAAAACGGTTAAATTTCACGTGACTAATATTTTGGCCAAACTAGGTGTAGATGATCGCACACAGGCAGCTATTTATGCATATAAAAATGGTCTGGCGGAATAA
- a CDS encoding MerR family transcriptional regulator encodes MKIGKFSKKHNITQDTIRHYIDMGLLVVEKQGCQYKFSEEDSHDIEKIFKLKQLDFSLTEIQEILCFNRLEGDKSDAYRNLYLSLLERKQDQIIKEQQKCNEINLLLKDRIKELKMDGISTKRNLGFPLAAIGLLQCPDCDKTLDISGGTVEKNMMLEATIRCECGYTAIIDNGIYIDEKVARKKLMPTKREFFEAASPNYINFLYNGTTTLIDYIQTHGNNPKYIMELDNCTGRFLMHYIDYLPKNCTYILICHDKERIANMKKNLELQYEHNHFIFFCCELDKLPISKSSIDIIIDHWMSKTYAKTSNKVLLDVVAPYLKQEGLLTGAFPHIGAKCKDFINIPLELRGYFNKNIIFEKLESLDLSQLEAIDLGPIIEDNPYIDIRNKELFQTIYVGKKKINFEVITSIHEQHEHEIQHKHNRIS; translated from the coding sequence ATGAAAATTGGTAAATTTTCAAAGAAGCATAATATTACCCAGGATACCATTCGCCATTATATTGATATGGGGCTACTTGTTGTTGAGAAGCAGGGTTGTCAGTATAAATTTAGTGAAGAGGATAGCCATGATATCGAAAAAATCTTTAAGCTAAAGCAATTAGATTTTTCACTAACAGAAATCCAGGAAATCCTTTGTTTTAACCGACTAGAGGGTGATAAATCAGATGCTTATAGAAATTTATACTTATCCTTATTGGAAAGAAAACAAGACCAAATCATTAAAGAACAGCAAAAATGCAATGAGATTAATCTGCTGTTAAAAGATAGAATTAAAGAGTTGAAGATGGACGGAATAAGTACGAAGAGAAATTTAGGGTTTCCCTTAGCTGCTATCGGACTTTTACAATGCCCTGATTGCGACAAAACATTGGATATTAGTGGCGGGACTGTAGAGAAGAATATGATGTTAGAGGCAACAATACGATGTGAATGTGGTTACACAGCGATAATAGACAATGGAATTTATATTGATGAGAAAGTGGCGAGAAAAAAATTAATGCCTACGAAGAGAGAGTTTTTCGAAGCCGCTTCACCTAACTATATTAACTTTCTGTATAATGGCACTACTACATTAATTGATTACATACAAACACATGGAAATAACCCTAAATATATAATGGAGCTTGATAATTGTACGGGTAGATTTTTGATGCACTATATTGATTATTTGCCAAAAAATTGTACCTATATTCTCATTTGTCATGACAAAGAAAGAATAGCTAATATGAAAAAGAATCTAGAGTTACAATACGAGCATAATCATTTTATTTTTTTCTGTTGTGAACTAGATAAATTACCGATCAGCAAATCTTCAATTGACATCATTATCGATCATTGGATGAGTAAAACGTATGCAAAAACAAGTAATAAAGTTTTACTTGATGTTGTAGCGCCTTATTTGAAACAAGAGGGCCTTCTGACGGGAGCATTCCCTCATATTGGTGCTAAATGTAAGGACTTTATCAACATCCCATTGGAATTAAGAGGCTATTTCAATAAAAATATCATATTTGAGAAATTGGAAAGTTTGGATCTTTCGCAATTAGAGGCAATAGACTTAGGCCCGATCATCGAAGACAATCCCTATATTGATATTAGAAATAAGGAGCTATTTCAGACTATTTATGTCGGAAAGAAGAAAATAAACTTTGAGGTCATTACCTCTATACATGAGCAACATGAGCATGAGATACAACACAAACATAATAGGATTTCCTAA
- a CDS encoding YwmB family TATA-box binding protein — MRKLGAYALIIILTAGVLLGFGKWNNNESSKDHPIEDAGEQWAQLRAIGNEFVQGTIRATVKWQGEWNTLLSPEEAAGVLSSRLGLSSPKFDTVQDHDQYHATGDMNGVHSKLSVTIQEKGQLYVVLRMEAEGTEGMDALNNLQYNYGNSLLDEGVVVQWNAALQGTSSTVNAGDISGPQESATQGEMLQQIEEQVSSTIQPLHLVESYEDVNTLSRSYEVPGLPLAVMSGDHKIALQVALHQNSDTGLQEISVGSPLLTIEY, encoded by the coding sequence ATGCGGAAGCTAGGAGCTTATGCACTTATTATTATATTAACTGCAGGTGTACTACTTGGATTTGGGAAATGGAATAACAATGAGTCCAGTAAAGATCACCCGATTGAGGATGCTGGAGAGCAATGGGCCCAATTGAGAGCTATTGGAAATGAATTTGTTCAAGGAACGATTCGCGCAACAGTTAAATGGCAGGGAGAATGGAACACCTTGCTTTCACCCGAGGAGGCCGCTGGCGTCTTGTCATCTCGGCTTGGGTTATCCTCACCAAAGTTCGATACAGTCCAAGATCACGATCAATATCACGCTACAGGAGATATGAACGGAGTACATTCCAAACTTTCAGTTACGATTCAGGAGAAAGGGCAGCTTTATGTCGTATTACGAATGGAAGCTGAAGGAACGGAAGGTATGGATGCACTTAATAATTTACAGTATAATTATGGTAATTCACTACTGGATGAAGGAGTTGTCGTTCAGTGGAATGCAGCTTTACAAGGAACATCGTCTACTGTAAATGCTGGAGATATCAGTGGTCCTCAAGAATCTGCTACGCAAGGAGAGATGTTGCAGCAAATAGAAGAGCAGGTATCGAGCACTATACAGCCTTTACATTTAGTGGAGAGTTATGAAGATGTGAATACGCTTAGTCGTTCTTACGAAGTCCCAGGCCTACCATTGGCTGTTATGAGCGGTGATCACAAGATTGCACTTCAAGTGGCTCTACACCAGAATTCGGATACGGGTCTTCAGGAAATTTCGGTGGGTTCACCTCTTCTAACAATTGAATATTAG
- a CDS encoding peptide chain release factor 3, translating into MSKALEQELQREVDKRRTFAIISHPDAGKTTLTEKLLLFGGAIRLAGSVKARKASKHATSDWMEIEKQRGISVTSSVMQFDYNGHRINILDTPGHQDFSEDTYRTLTAADSAVMLIDVAKGVEAQTIKLFQVCAQRGIPIFTFINKLDREGRSPFELMEQIEQVLGIRSVPMNWPIGSGRELCGVYDRMNNQVELFQGDDHTHIQVKKVEDYQDPVIREMAGDYLHDQLCQDLELLDVAGDPFDFEKVKRGELTPVFFGSAVNNFGVQTFLESFLKLAPKPEPRRSTAGDVEPTNEKFTGYVFKIQANMNPAHRDRIAFLRIVSGKFERGMSVKHVRVGKDIKLSQPQQFLAQDRDIVSEAYPGDIIGLFDPGIFRIGDSLSQGSEVVFDELPTFSPEIFAKVTVKNALKHKQYQKGIEQLTEEGTIQVFTTVGFEDTILGVVGQLQFEVFEYRMKGEYGVDVQLQRMPYQFARWIVGDKIDPSKFRINSTLVKDKKGNYVVLFENEYAMRTAMDKNPDAKFLEVAP; encoded by the coding sequence ATGAGCAAAGCATTGGAACAAGAACTGCAACGTGAAGTGGATAAACGCAGAACGTTTGCGATTATATCTCACCCGGATGCCGGGAAAACGACTTTAACGGAGAAACTGCTCTTATTTGGTGGAGCTATCCGTCTTGCGGGCTCTGTAAAAGCTCGTAAAGCTAGTAAACACGCAACAAGTGACTGGATGGAGATCGAGAAGCAACGGGGGATTTCCGTTACTTCCTCTGTCATGCAGTTTGATTATAACGGTCATCGCATTAACATTTTGGATACCCCTGGTCACCAAGATTTCAGTGAGGATACCTACCGTACGTTAACGGCCGCCGATAGCGCCGTGATGTTGATCGACGTTGCTAAAGGGGTCGAGGCTCAGACGATCAAATTATTTCAGGTCTGCGCGCAACGTGGAATCCCGATCTTTACGTTTATTAACAAGTTAGACCGTGAAGGTCGCAGTCCATTTGAATTGATGGAACAGATCGAGCAAGTGCTTGGTATCCGTTCCGTGCCGATGAACTGGCCTATTGGTTCAGGACGTGAGCTATGTGGCGTATATGATCGCATGAATAACCAAGTTGAATTATTCCAAGGTGACGATCATACCCACATTCAAGTGAAGAAGGTTGAAGATTATCAAGATCCTGTAATCCGTGAAATGGCGGGTGATTATTTACATGATCAACTGTGTCAGGACTTGGAGTTGCTTGATGTGGCAGGAGATCCATTTGATTTTGAAAAAGTAAAACGAGGCGAGTTAACACCCGTTTTCTTTGGTAGTGCGGTTAACAATTTTGGAGTACAGACTTTTCTTGAGAGCTTTCTAAAGCTTGCTCCTAAGCCTGAGCCACGTCGTAGTACGGCAGGCGATGTTGAACCAACGAATGAGAAGTTCACGGGATATGTATTTAAAATCCAAGCTAACATGAATCCAGCTCACCGCGACCGTATTGCATTTCTGCGTATTGTTTCCGGTAAGTTTGAACGTGGGATGTCAGTAAAGCATGTGCGCGTAGGTAAAGACATTAAGCTGTCTCAGCCACAGCAGTTCCTGGCACAAGATCGTGATATCGTGAGCGAGGCTTATCCTGGAGATATTATTGGATTGTTTGATCCAGGTATTTTCCGGATTGGGGATTCATTAAGTCAGGGTAGTGAAGTGGTATTTGACGAGCTTCCGACATTCTCGCCTGAGATTTTTGCTAAGGTGACAGTGAAGAATGCACTGAAACATAAGCAATATCAGAAGGGGATCGAACAGTTAACGGAAGAAGGAACGATTCAGGTATTCACTACGGTTGGTTTTGAAGACACGATTCTAGGTGTTGTAGGGCAACTTCAATTTGAAGTGTTCGAATACCGGATGAAGGGTGAATACGGTGTTGATGTTCAATTGCAACGTATGCCATACCAGTTCGCACGTTGGATCGTAGGAGACAAGATTGATCCGTCGAAGTTCCGCATCAATTCCACGCTGGTTAAGGATAAGAAAGGCAATTACGTTGTCTTGTTTGAGAATGAATATGCGATGCGTACAGCTATGGATAAAAATCCAGATGCGAAGTTCCTTGAGGTCGCACCTTAA
- a CDS encoding TrmH family RNA methyltransferase: MQILSPQNARVKEWAGLLEKKNRDKHNKYLIEGIHLVQEALKAQTDIECVCYEIESGIPGELSGAAQARLDVEWIGVSSAVIAKCSDAKTPQPVFAILRKQAGSLVPLLQRENSLVVVLDGVQDPGNVGTIIRSADAVGADGVIVGAGCADIYGPKVLRSTMGSLFHLPVVHGNLNEILPQAKQHGIALAGTSLQAAHNCYTYDFKGPVWLLLGSEAKGLSDEVRELMDDGLIIPMRGQAESLNVAMAASVLLFEAQRQRYYSPQINS; this comes from the coding sequence ATGCAGATATTGTCTCCGCAGAATGCTCGGGTTAAGGAATGGGCTGGACTGCTTGAGAAGAAAAATAGGGACAAACATAATAAATATTTGATCGAAGGCATTCATTTGGTTCAGGAAGCGCTGAAGGCGCAGACTGATATTGAATGCGTATGCTATGAGATAGAATCCGGCATTCCGGGTGAATTATCCGGCGCTGCACAGGCTCGTTTGGATGTGGAGTGGATTGGTGTATCTTCCGCAGTGATCGCTAAATGCAGCGATGCGAAGACGCCACAGCCAGTCTTTGCGATTCTTCGTAAGCAAGCTGGCTCACTTGTACCTCTACTGCAGCGTGAGAATAGTCTTGTTGTTGTGCTTGATGGTGTACAGGACCCTGGAAATGTGGGTACAATCATTCGTAGTGCGGATGCAGTCGGAGCGGATGGGGTTATTGTTGGTGCAGGCTGTGCAGATATTTACGGACCTAAGGTACTTCGTTCGACAATGGGATCGTTGTTTCATTTACCTGTCGTTCATGGGAACCTGAATGAGATTTTACCCCAAGCCAAGCAGCATGGAATAGCACTAGCGGGTACTAGCTTACAAGCTGCGCATAATTGTTACACTTACGATTTTAAGGGCCCGGTGTGGCTGTTACTAGGTAGCGAAGCCAAAGGTCTTAGCGATGAAGTGCGAGAGCTTATGGATGATGGGCTGATTATTCCAATGCGTGGTCAGGCGGAATCGCTTAATGTAGCAATGGCGGCTTCTGTCTTGCTTTTTGAGGCGCAACGGCAGCGTTATTATTCACCACAAATCAACTCATAA
- the sspI gene encoding small acid-soluble spore protein SspI, with the protein MPLTLNLRQAVMHKIHGKNEEDLRSMIEGSIDAQEAALPGLGVMFEIMWKNMDQAKQDALISMLHNKSEATDLGQVK; encoded by the coding sequence GTGCCGTTAACTCTCAATTTGCGCCAAGCCGTTATGCACAAAATTCACGGTAAAAATGAAGAGGATCTTCGTAGCATGATTGAGGGCTCCATTGATGCCCAGGAAGCTGCACTTCCTGGACTCGGTGTGATGTTCGAGATCATGTGGAAGAACATGGATCAGGCCAAACAGGATGCTTTAATCTCTATGCTCCACAACAAATCAGAAGCAACTGATTTGGGACAAGTGAAATAA
- the zwf gene encoding glucose-6-phosphate dehydrogenase — MADIQNLESLQTPGAVFFIFGATGDLARRKLFPAIYSLYKEGKLAEDFAVIGVARRPRSQEEFRDDVHRSIEEFCRYKVEDATNWTQFVEHFFYKSLDINNIDGYHELRDLTETVEARFEIPGNRLFYLALSPELFGSVSYNLQKGGMLSSAGWHRLVIEKPFGYDLLSAQKLNEELNQVFKEEEIYRIDHYLGKEMVQNIEVIRFANAFFEPLWNNKHIANIQITLSETVGVEERGGYYDHSGALRDMGQNHMLQMLTMIAMEAPSRLFPEDIRDEKVKVLRSLRPYASAAEVKENVVRGQYAPGESRGKSLLGYRQEDKVAPDSNTETYFAAKVLVDNFRWAGVPFYIRTGKRLPVKTTEVVVEFKQMPTNVYLGQKHTLEPNLLVIRVNPMEGIYIKINAKKPGSESKIEPLAMEFCQSCQVGINSPEAYERLIHDAANGDSTYFTRWDEVATAWAFVDRIAAAWGQNPSDISSYPAGSWGPEEADELLAKDGFHWWPVNGQEEDDVVWIKS, encoded by the coding sequence ATGGCTGATATTCAAAATCTAGAATCACTGCAGACACCTGGAGCGGTATTTTTTATTTTCGGAGCAACTGGAGATTTGGCACGTCGTAAGCTTTTTCCTGCTATTTATTCACTATACAAAGAAGGAAAGCTTGCTGAAGATTTTGCGGTTATCGGCGTGGCGCGTAGACCGCGTTCGCAAGAAGAGTTCCGAGACGATGTTCATCGTTCAATCGAAGAGTTTTGCCGTTATAAAGTAGAGGATGCTACAAATTGGACTCAATTTGTTGAGCATTTTTTCTATAAATCACTTGATATTAACAATATTGATGGATATCATGAACTGCGTGATTTAACAGAAACGGTGGAAGCACGCTTTGAAATACCTGGAAATCGGTTATTTTATTTAGCTCTTTCTCCAGAATTGTTCGGAAGTGTGTCATACAATTTACAAAAGGGTGGCATGCTCAGCAGTGCTGGTTGGCACCGTCTTGTCATTGAGAAGCCATTTGGTTATGATCTGTTGTCGGCTCAGAAGCTGAATGAAGAATTGAACCAAGTGTTCAAAGAAGAAGAGATCTACCGGATCGATCATTATCTTGGTAAAGAAATGGTCCAAAATATCGAGGTCATCCGTTTTGCGAATGCTTTCTTTGAGCCTCTTTGGAACAATAAACACATTGCAAATATTCAAATCACTCTCAGTGAGACCGTTGGTGTCGAAGAGCGTGGAGGATATTACGATCACTCGGGAGCGTTGCGTGATATGGGACAAAACCATATGCTGCAAATGCTAACGATGATTGCAATGGAAGCACCAAGCCGATTGTTCCCGGAAGATATTCGGGACGAGAAGGTGAAAGTACTACGTTCCTTGCGTCCATATGCTTCTGCGGCTGAGGTGAAGGAGAATGTGGTACGTGGCCAATATGCTCCTGGTGAGAGTAGAGGCAAATCATTATTAGGATATCGTCAGGAAGATAAGGTTGCCCCTGACTCTAATACGGAAACATATTTTGCGGCTAAAGTACTCGTTGATAATTTCCGCTGGGCTGGTGTTCCGTTCTATATTAGAACTGGCAAACGCCTACCTGTGAAAACAACTGAAGTTGTTGTTGAATTCAAACAAATGCCTACGAACGTTTACTTGGGTCAGAAGCATACACTAGAACCAAACCTGTTGGTTATTCGTGTGAATCCGATGGAAGGCATTTATATTAAGATTAATGCCAAGAAACCGGGTTCCGAATCCAAAATTGAGCCTTTAGCTATGGAATTCTGCCAAAGCTGCCAAGTGGGAATTAACTCACCTGAGGCTTATGAGCGCCTTATTCATGATGCGGCGAATGGTGATTCCACTTACTTCACGCGTTGGGATGAAGTAGCGACCGCTTGGGCGTTCGTGGATCGAATCGCGGCAGCTTGGGGACAAAACCCAAGCGACATTAGCTCCTATCCTGCTGGTTCATGGGGACCTGAGGAAGCCGATGAACTGCTCGCTAAGGATGGTTTCCATTGGTGGCCGGTTAACGGTCAAGAAGAAGATGACGTTGTATGGATTAAGTCCTAG
- a CDS encoding sensor histidine kinase, translating into MKKRKSVNMLSRSMREGILLSFIILAAVVYVLYTYGYFSPSTSWRTGIHAGLSLLTLLVGIGAIYGFLQGYRSKRKIDVLRDSLLQWEKGNQTGVVPKLGEDEMGRLGEQLERIGKRWEEQVTSLQRLSTHNAQLAEQARVSAIVEERQRLARELHDAVSQQLFAISMTATAVGRTLDRDFEKAKLQVELIEEMASVAQSEMRALLLHLRPVYLEGKELSQGLLELVKELKTKVPMELVLEMDEQLTLGKGIENHLFRIIQEAMSNTLRHAKADKMEIRIHQRGDVVKVTLRDNGIGFELDEKKQVSYGLSTMQERVHEVGGSIQFVTALGKGTRIEITIPLMNEESGEIQNHGDGQGD; encoded by the coding sequence ATGAAGAAGAGGAAATCAGTAAATATGTTATCTCGAAGCATGCGGGAAGGAATCCTTCTATCTTTTATTATTTTGGCAGCCGTTGTTTATGTGCTGTATACATATGGATACTTTAGCCCGTCAACTTCATGGAGAACAGGGATTCATGCAGGCCTCTCCTTATTAACATTATTAGTTGGAATCGGTGCAATTTATGGTTTTTTACAAGGATATCGCTCGAAACGAAAAATTGATGTGTTGCGTGATTCTCTTTTGCAATGGGAAAAAGGAAATCAGACCGGCGTCGTCCCAAAACTCGGTGAAGACGAGATGGGGCGCCTTGGTGAGCAGTTGGAGAGGATCGGGAAGCGATGGGAAGAGCAAGTTACCTCACTCCAGCGGCTCTCTACTCATAACGCTCAATTAGCTGAGCAAGCAAGGGTTTCAGCCATTGTAGAAGAGAGGCAACGACTTGCCCGTGAGCTTCACGATGCAGTCTCGCAACAGCTTTTCGCGATATCCATGACGGCTACGGCTGTCGGGAGAACATTAGATAGGGATTTTGAGAAAGCCAAGCTTCAAGTTGAACTAATTGAAGAAATGGCCTCGGTTGCTCAATCTGAAATGAGAGCTCTCTTGCTTCATTTGCGCCCTGTCTACTTAGAAGGGAAGGAATTATCCCAAGGGTTGCTTGAGCTAGTCAAAGAGCTAAAGACCAAAGTACCAATGGAACTTGTGCTTGAGATGGATGAGCAGTTAACGCTAGGCAAAGGAATTGAGAATCATCTATTCCGAATCATTCAGGAAGCTATGTCGAATACGCTACGTCATGCCAAAGCAGATAAAATGGAAATTCGCATTCATCAGCGGGGAGACGTGGTGAAGGTTACACTTAGAGATAATGGGATTGGTTTTGAATTGGATGAGAAGAAGCAGGTGTCTTACGGCTTATCGACGATGCAGGAACGCGTACATGAGGTCGGGGGGTCCATTCAATTCGTTACAGCACTAGGTAAGGGGACCAGGATTGAGATTACTATACCTTTGATGAATGAGGAAAGTGGGGAGATCCAAAATCATGGAGATGGACAAGGAGATTAA
- a CDS encoding DNA-binding protein — protein sequence MNLDLEDIHVDSLTDILKASFSLENWEGMLLVADRLYKAISDLYETKQLERANNNTFTSLNLKNSIVYYFGFSLCSKGIALQKQGRYSESRACIQQYSDLSWINGLDDEGWVEVEYYRNIAIANRYVIDLTEGKTYVLQDYVAFIRNNREELLPGLITILESAITFDYSIDSVVAEFGEIIDSMCEFYKTKAKIRYYVDYKYLLARYYHKQDRNEIAIHTILKSLQTSSNLKDDTGIIKSVALFEFLRNHANNTQHQVYKNIMKNILEGGVNDEKGILIDGIPSVS from the coding sequence TTGAACTTAGATTTAGAAGATATCCACGTTGATTCTTTAACCGATATTTTAAAAGCTTCATTCTCACTTGAAAATTGGGAAGGTATGCTATTGGTAGCTGATAGATTGTATAAAGCGATATCTGACCTGTATGAAACAAAGCAACTGGAACGTGCGAATAATAATACATTCACGTCGCTTAATCTAAAGAATAGCATCGTATATTATTTTGGATTCTCCCTTTGTTCCAAAGGGATAGCATTACAAAAACAAGGAAGATACAGCGAGTCGAGAGCGTGTATTCAGCAATATTCCGACCTTAGCTGGATTAATGGATTGGACGATGAAGGCTGGGTTGAGGTGGAGTATTATCGTAATATAGCAATAGCTAATAGATATGTTATTGATCTAACAGAAGGTAAAACATACGTGTTGCAAGATTATGTTGCATTTATACGGAACAATAGAGAGGAATTACTTCCAGGTTTAATAACTATATTGGAATCGGCAATAACTTTCGACTACTCAATAGATTCAGTTGTGGCTGAATTTGGAGAGATTATTGATAGCATGTGTGAGTTCTATAAGACAAAAGCTAAAATACGGTATTATGTGGACTATAAATATCTACTTGCTAGATACTATCATAAACAAGATAGGAACGAGATTGCTATTCATACTATATTGAAGTCTTTGCAAACAAGTAGTAACTTAAAAGATGATACAGGGATTATAAAATCCGTAGCCCTATTTGAATTTCTAAGAAACCATGCAAACAACACACAACATCAAGTGTATAAAAACATAATGAAAAACATTTTGGAAGGAGGAGTGAATGATGAAAAAGGTATTCTTATTGACGGTATTCCTAGTGTTAGTTAG
- the liaF gene encoding cell wall-active antibiotics response protein LiaF: MDKRKRFLAIALIGLGVLMIFGKWLGFFTIVALFIIAYGIYKVRQGEDVKTGYILLAVGGGMILLDHFMLVIATLMISLGFYYAKVRKTQPLGNHVQKQNITSNIHWDRDPWTLRNTSMWHVIGELDIDLSLAIEEGQSNILMFHGIVGDIDLIIPDDYGVEIEAFVLFGQIDFDQEKETGMLNRLYWKSPNYDTSESKVKIIISYLVGNVDIRLN; this comes from the coding sequence ATGGATAAGCGAAAAAGGTTCTTAGCTATAGCTCTAATTGGACTTGGGGTTCTAATGATTTTTGGCAAATGGCTAGGCTTTTTCACCATTGTTGCCCTCTTTATTATTGCATATGGCATTTATAAGGTTCGTCAGGGTGAGGATGTAAAGACAGGCTATATTCTCCTTGCTGTGGGCGGGGGAATGATCCTACTAGATCATTTTATGCTTGTGATTGCTACGCTTATGATTTCTTTAGGATTCTATTACGCAAAAGTGAGAAAAACACAACCGTTAGGAAATCATGTACAGAAACAAAATATAACATCTAACATTCATTGGGATCGCGATCCATGGACCCTGCGCAATACAAGCATGTGGCATGTGATCGGAGAACTCGATATTGACTTGTCCCTCGCCATTGAGGAAGGTCAATCTAATATACTCATGTTTCATGGTATCGTTGGTGATATTGATTTAATCATTCCAGATGACTATGGAGTAGAGATAGAGGCTTTTGTATTATTTGGACAAATTGATTTTGATCAAGAGAAAGAGACGGGTATGTTAAATCGTTTATATTGGAAATCTCCAAATTATGATACAAGTGAATCAAAAGTGAAAATAATTATTTCTTACTTAGTAGGAAATGTGGATATAAGACTAAATTAA
- a CDS encoding potassium channel family protein: MAHSVKKQFAVIGMGRFGLSVAKALSDMGFDVLAIDTDEHRTQAVSNIVTHAVSADSTDEEALRALGIRNFDVVVVAIGQDIQASILTTLILKDLGLPIIIVKAQNELHGKVLHKIGADKVIYPERDMGLRVAHHLTSPNILDYIELSDEYSIVELRVTKGMLGKNLKELDIRAQFGCNVMAIKRGSKMNISPAATDRLTDEDVLVIVGEKNDLTKLELAYSES; the protein is encoded by the coding sequence ATGGCGCATTCAGTAAAAAAACAGTTTGCAGTCATTGGTATGGGACGCTTTGGCCTTAGTGTTGCGAAAGCCCTTAGTGATATGGGGTTTGACGTTCTCGCTATCGATACTGATGAGCATAGAACTCAGGCTGTATCTAATATTGTAACGCATGCCGTATCGGCGGATTCCACGGATGAAGAAGCACTTCGCGCATTAGGTATTCGAAATTTTGATGTTGTCGTTGTGGCAATTGGTCAAGATATCCAAGCCAGCATTTTGACGACGTTGATCCTGAAGGACCTTGGCTTACCGATCATTATCGTTAAGGCACAGAATGAACTTCATGGGAAGGTATTGCATAAAATAGGGGCAGACAAAGTGATATATCCTGAACGGGATATGGGGCTTCGCGTTGCTCACCATCTTACTTCACCTAATATTCTGGATTATATCGAATTATCAGATGAATACAGTATTGTTGAACTACGTGTTACCAAAGGTATGTTAGGGAAAAACTTGAAAGAGCTCGATATTCGGGCACAGTTCGGATGCAATGTGATGGCAATAAAACGCGGATCAAAGATGAATATTTCTCCTGCTGCAACTGATCGGCTTACGGATGAGGACGTACTTGTTATTGTAGGCGAGAAAAATGATCTGACGAAGCTAGAGCTTGCTTATTCGGAATCATAA